In a single window of the Bos javanicus breed banteng chromosome 16, ARS-OSU_banteng_1.0, whole genome shotgun sequence genome:
- the MDM4 gene encoding protein Mdm4 — translation MTSFSTSAPCSASDSARRISPEQTNQVRPKLPLLKILQAAGAQGEMFTVKEVMHYLGQYIMVKQLYDQQEQHMVYCGGDLLGELLGRQSFSVKDPSPLYDMLRKNLVTLATAATDAAQTLAIAQEHSMDIPSQDHLKQSVEESSNSRKRTEEGNIPTLPTSQYKCKNSREDEDLVANLTQEETSRLDLGFEEWDVAGLPWWFLGNLRNNYTPRSNGSTDLQTNQDIGTAIVSDTTDDLWFLNESVSEQFGVGKKVEAADPEQTSEEVGKLIDKKVTEVGKNDDLEDPKSISDDTDIEVTSEDEWQCTECKKFNSPSKRYCFRCWALRKDWYSDCSKLTHSLSTSDITAIPEKQESEGVDVPDCRRTVSAPVVRPKDTYVKEESSKHFDPCNSVEFLDLAHSSESQETISSMGEQSDNLFEQRKDTENMEDCQNLLKPCSLCEKRPRNGNIIHGRTGHLVTCFHCARRLKKAGASCPICKKEIQLVIKVFVA, via the exons ATGACATCGTTTTCCACCTCTGCCCCATGTTCAGCATCTGACAGTGCTCGCAGGATCTCTCCAGAACAAACCAATCAG GTACGACCAAAACTGCCTCTTTTGAAGATTTTGCAAGCAGCAGGTGCACAAGGTGAAATGTTCACTGTTAAAGAG GTCATGCATTATCTAGGCCAGTATATCATGGTGAAGCAGCTTTATGATCAGCAGGAGCAGCATATGGTATATTGTGGTGGAGATCTTTTGGGAGAACTACTAGGTCGTCAGAGCTTCTCTGTGAAAGATCCAAG CCCTCTCTATGATATGCTAAGAAAGAATCTTGTCACATTAGCTACTGCTGCTACAG ATGCTGCTCAGACTCTCGCTATCGCACAGGAGCACAGTATGGATATTCCAAGTCAAGACCACCTGAAG cAAAGTGTAGAGGAAAGTTCCAATTCCAGGAAAAGAACTGAAGAAGGCAATATTCCCACGCTGCCTACCTCACAgtataaatgcaaaaattctaGAGAAG ATGAAGACTTGGTAGCAAATTTAACTCAAGAAGAGACGTCAAGACTGGACCTCGGGTTTGAGGAGTGGGATGTAGCTGGCTTGCCTTGGTGGTTTTTAGGAAACTTGAGAAATAACTATACACCTAGAAGTAATGGCTCAACTGATTTACAGACAAATCAG gATATAGGTACTGCCATTGTTTCAGACACCACAGATGACTTGTGGTTTTTGAATGAGTCAGTGTCAGAGCAATTTGGTGTTGGAAAAAAAGTTGAAGCTGCTGATCCTGAACAAACAAGTGAAGAAGTAGGGAAATTGATAGACAAAAAG GTGACTGAAGTGGGAAAAAATGATGACCTTGAGGACCCTAAATCCATAAGTGACGATACTGATATAGAAGTTACCTCTGAG GATGAGTGGCAGTGTACTGAGTGCAAGAAATTTAACTCTCCAAGCAAGAGGTACTGTTTTCGTTGCTGGGCCTTGAGGAAGGATTGGTATTCAGATTGTTCTAAGTTAACCCATTCTCTCTCCACGTCTGATATCACTGCCATACCTGAAAAGCAAGAAAGCGAAGGAGTTGATGTCCCTGACTGCAGAAGAACTGTATCAGCTCCAGTTGTTAGACCTAAAGATACATACGTAAAGGAAGAAAGCTCGAAACATTTTGATCCTTGCAACTCGGTGGAATTCTTGGATTTGGCTCATAGTTCCGAAAGCCAGGAGACCATATCAAGCATGGGAGAACAATCAGATAACCTTTTTGAACAGagaaaagatacagaaaacatGGAGGATTGCCAGAATCTTTTGAAGCCATGTAGTCTGTGTGAGAAAAGACCACGAAACGGGAACATTATTCACGGGAGGACAGGCCATCTTGTCACTTGTTTTCATTGTGCCAGAAGACTAAAGAAGGCTGGGGCTTCTTGTCCTATTTGCAAGAAAGAGATTCAGTTGGTTATTAAGGTTTTTGTAGCATAG